The Balneolaceae bacterium genomic interval GAGAGATTTTAAGTCGCTTTCAATCGATGAAACCGAGGTGTACCTTGTTGAAGCGGCCGTTGGCGTATTGAATGGGTATCCTGAAGAACTTTCTGAAAAAGCCCAGCAAGATCTGGAAAAAATGGGAGTAAGTGTATTGCTGAATAGTCCCGTTACACAACATTCGGGAAGATGGAATCGAGATTGAAGAGCGATTTATTGAAACTGCAAACATGATTTGGGCTGCCGGTGTCAT includes:
- a CDS encoding NAD-binding protein; translation: MMRDFKSLSIDETEVYLVEAAVGVLNGYPEELSEKAQQDLEKMGVSVLLNSPVTQHSGRWNRD